One Ailuropoda melanoleuca isolate Jingjing chromosome 14, ASM200744v2, whole genome shotgun sequence DNA segment encodes these proteins:
- the SLIRP gene encoding SRA stem-loop-interacting RNA-binding protein, mitochondrial encodes MAASAVRGAVALRASIRRPVAFVRKIPWTAASSELREHFAQFGHVRKCTVPFDKETGFHRGMGWVQFSSEEELKNVLQQENHIVDGVKLHVQVRRPKVLQGDQTSDEEKDF; translated from the exons ATGGCGGCTTCTGCTGTGAGGGGTGCCGTGGCGTTGCGTGCGAGTATTAGACGGCCCGTGGCTTTTGTCAGAAAAATTCCCTGGACCGCGGCCTCGA GTGAGTTGAGAGAGCACTTTGCACAGTTTGGCCATGTACGAAAATGCACTGTACCGTTT gaCAAAGAGACTGGATTTCACAGAGGTATGGGTTGGGTTCAGTTTTCCTCAGAAGAAGAACTTAAGAATGTACTACAACAAGAAAATCATATAGTTGATGGagtaaag cttcatgTTCAAGTTCGAAGACCGAAAGTTTTGCAAGGGGATCAAACATCTGATGAAGAGAAAGATTTTTGA